From one Henningerozyma blattae CBS 6284 chromosome 1, complete genome genomic stretch:
- the VAC8 gene encoding protein anchor VAC8 (similar to Saccharomyces cerevisiae VAC8 (YEL013W); ancestral locus Anc_1.441), with translation MGKCCSCLKKSTDETTILPIADNEREAVTLLLGYLEDKDHYDFYSGGPLKALTTLVYSDNLNLQKSAALAFAEITEKYVRPVSRDVLEPILILLQSQDPQIQVAACAALGNLAVNNENKVLIVDMGGLEPLIKQMMGNNVEVQCNAVGCITNLATQDDNKHKIATSGALVPLAKLAKSKHIRVQRNATGALLNMTHSGENRKELVNAGAVPVLVSLLSSVDPDVQYYCTTALSNIAVDEENRKKLSQTEPRLVSKLVSLMDSPSARVKCQATLALRNLASDTSYQLEIVRAGGLPHLVRSIQSDSMPLILASVACIRNISIHPLNEGLIVDAGFLKPLVKLLDYTDSEEIQCHAVSTLRNLAASSEKNRKEFLESGAVEKCKELALSSPISVQSEISACFAILALADVSKLDLLDAGILDALIPMTFSDNQEVSGNAAAALANLCSRINNYEKILDAWESPSTGIRGFLVNFLNSNYATFEHIALWTILQLLESHNARVLELVKNDTELIDGVKKMAKSTYERTKKSNTINKDNDMNGNNGSTLDKNNINSSNIINNDDLTTSGSTDQQEDNTVDLYNITQQILQFLI, from the coding sequence ATGGGTAAATGCTGTAGTTGTCTTAAAAAGTCAACCGATGAGACTACAATTTTACCAATTGCTGATAATGAGCGTGAGGCTGTAACTCTTCTGTTAGGCTATCTAGAAGATAAAGATCATTATGATTTTTATTCTGGCGGTCCATTAAAAGCTTTAACGACGTTAGTATATtcagataatttaaatcttcaaaaaagTGCAGCATTAGCATTTGCTGAAATTACTGAAAAATATGTTAGACCTGTTTCTAGAGATGTTTTAGaaccaattttaatattattacaaagTCAGGATCCTCAAATTCAAGTTGCTGCTTGTGCGGCCTTGGGTAACTTGGCTGtcaataatgaaaataaagttttaatCGTTGATATGGGTGGTTTAGAACCTTTGATAAAGCAAATGATGGGCAATAATGTGGAGGTTCAATGTAATGCTGTCGGTTGTATTACAAACTTAGCTACGCAGGATGATAATAAGCATAAAATTGCTACTTCAGGAGCCCTGGTGCCTTTAGCTAAATTAGCAAAATCCAAACACATCAGAGTACAGAGGAATGCTACGGGTGCTTTGTTAAATATGACGCATTCTGGAGAAAATAGAAAGGAACTTGTAAATGCAGGTGCTGTTCCCGTTCTGGTTTCCCTATTATCTTCTGTAGATCCAGATgttcaatattattgtaCCACTGCATTATCGAATATTGCTGTAGATGAAGAAAACAGAAAGAAGTTGTCTCAAACAGAACCAAGATTAGTTTCAAAATTAGTATCCTTAATGGACTCTCCCTCAGCGAGAGTTAAATGTCAAGCCACTTTGGCATTGAGAAATTTGGCTTCAGATACTAGCTATCAGTTGGAAATTGTTCGTGCTGGTGGGTTACCTCATTTAGTTAGATCCATTCAAAGTGATTCAATGCCTCTAATTTTAGCAAGTGTTGCTTGTATTAGAAATATCTCTATTCATCCATTAAATGAAGGTTTAATTGTGGATGCTGGTTTCTTAAAACCATtagtaaaattattagattacACAGACTCCGAAGAAATACAATGTCATGCAGTTTCCACCTTAAGAAACTTGGCTGCATCTTCTGAAAAAAACCGTAAGGAATTTTTAGAAAGTGGTGCAGTTGAAAAATGTAAAGAATTGGCATTGTCCTCTCCAATAAGTGTGCAAAGTGAAATTTCTGCTTGTTTTGCTATTTTAGCTCTAGCTGATGTTTCAAAACTAGATTTATTAGATGCTGGTATCTTGGATGCATTAATACCAATGACATTTTCTGATAATCAAGAAGTATCAGGAAATGCTGCTGCTGCATTGGCTAATCTATGTTCTCGAATTAATAACTATGAAAAAATACTGGATGCTTGGGAAAGCCCTTCTACTGGTATCCGCGGCTTCTTAGTCAATTTTCTGAACAGTAATTATGCCACATTTGAACACATAGCATTGTGGACGATTTTACAACTTTTAGAAAGTCATAATGCAAGAGTCTTAGAATTGGTAAAAAACGATACAGAATTGATTGATGGTGTTAAGAAAATGGCCAAGTCCACTTATGAAAGAACAAAGAAATCAAAtactattaataaagataatgatATGAACGGTAATAATGGCTCAACTCtggataaaaataatattaacagttcaaatataattaataatgatgatttgACTACATCGGGCTCTACTGATCAACAAGAGGATAACACCGTTGATCTATATAACATTACTCAACAAATTTTGcaatttttgatataa
- the EDC3 gene encoding Edc3p (similar to Saccharomyces cerevisiae EDC3 (YEL015W); ancestral locus Anc_1.442): MSQFVGFGVQLELKDGKLIQGKIAKVTSKGLTLHDVKFGDGGTSQAFKVRASRLKDLEVLNVPKKHHMFFQQSSDNENNNTNSNSNTDANNSSNNNGSNVTSNNSNSYGNGSHRYDGKTNSNIDWQNDDVSKIKMQDDFDFQGNLRMFNKKDVFAQLKQNDSIKPTDRLVSHNKLNKDGNDHSPTNNNDNSNKTKFDNDELVLPNAKSDIWDKISSNHTTLASTTAPNTVSNKELLKEVSGTKQRKSVGSSLSSGSSDNEFEEVDENGAYLPITKSINITHLLHTANSPILKDGHKNTKHKNGDIMDKLEKMIINQSGNYGASRKGSANQPAYPTYFKTKDIPNLTIPLATPIQLLEIERIALENFKINTNIMLENFAINASYFIKQKLGGRTRLHQNNSNPEPLVVILTSDSNRVGTRALALGRHLCQSGQVRVMVLFANSPSLVDIQDTQIKEQLELFKNCGGKVVNNLSTLKNTVAQLNSPVEIVIDAIQGFDGNLNDLVDNDNVPQNNLQSNGSNNDSNSHINSKEIISATESHILSVIEWCNQQHDQNRKIWSLDLSSGFDTGSGFQNFKDVVNSTGIICSGWPLYLLNSLKDNLSSLHEVVMIDMGTPKAVYAQKPSLRKFMLCDAFVTDGSITLTLPA, encoded by the coding sequence ATGTCTCAATTTGTAGGATTTGGTGTTCAATTAGAACTAAAAGACGGTAAACTTATACAGGGTAAAATTGCAAAGGTAACTTCAAAGGGCTTAACCTTGCATGACGTGAAATTTGGAGATGGTGGGACTTCACAAGCTTTTAAGGTCCGTGCTTCAagattaaaagatttagaagTATTAAATGTTCCTAAAAAGCATCACATGTTTTTCCAACAATCTAGTGATAATgaaaacaataatactaatagcAATTCTAACACTGATGCTAATAAcagtagtaataataatggtagCAATGTAACCTCTAACAATTCTAACAGCTATGGAAATGGTTCACATAGATATGATGGTAAAACTAATAGCAATATCGATTGGCAAAATGATGATGTTTCTAAAATTAAGATGCAAGACGACTTCGATTTTCAAGGTAATTTAAGAATGTTCAACAAGAAAGATGTTTTTGCTCAATTGAAGCAAAATGATTCTATTAAACCTACTGATAGATTAGTATCGCATAACAAACTAAATAAGGATGGTAATGACCATTCACcaactaataacaatgataattctaataaaactaaattTGACAACGACGAGTTAGTCCTGCCTAATGCTAAAAGCGATATTTGGGACAAAATTTCTTCCAATCACACAACACTGGCATCTACAACAGCTCCAAATACAgtttcaaataaagaaCTGCTAAAAGAAGTATCCGGAACAAAACAACGTAAATCTGTGGGTTCTTCGTTGTCTTCAGGTTCATCCGATAACgaatttgaagaagtaGATGAGAATGGTGCATACTTACCCATTACCAAATCTATCAACATTACTCACTTATTGCACACAGCTAATTCTCCAATTTTGAAAGATGGTCATAAAAATACTAAACACAAAAATGGTGATATAATGGATAAACTagaaaaaatgataattaaTCAATCTGGTAATTATGGTGCAAGCAGGAAGGGTTCAGCTAATCAACCTGCATATCCAACATATTTCAAAACTAAagatattccaaatttaaCAATTCCATTGGCTACtccaattcaattattggAAATTGAGAGAATTGcattagaaaatttcaaaattaatacaaaCATTATGCTTGAAAATTTTGCGATTAATGCAAGCTATTTTATAAAGCAGAAATTAGGTGGTCGTACAAGACTACATCAAAATAATTCGAATCCAGAACCATTGGTTGTTATACTAACGTCGGACTCAAATAGGGTTGGTACAAGAGCTTTAGCATTGGGTAGACATTTGTGTCAATCTGGTCAAGTACGTGTTATGGTGCTATTTGCCAATTCACCATCTTTGGTTGACATTCAGGATACTCAAATTAAGGaacaattagaattatttaagaacTGTGGTGGTAAAGTTGtcaataatttatcaactttgaaaaatactGTTGCTCAATTAAATAGTCCGGTAGAAATTGTAATTGACGCTATCCAGGGCTTTGATGGTAACTTGAATGATTTAGtggataatgataatgttCCCCAAAACAATTTACAATCTAATGGCTCTAATAATGACTCTAACTCACatattaattctaaagaaattatCTCGGCTACAGAATCTCATATTCTAAGTGTCATCGAATGGTGCAACCAGCAGCATGAtcaaaatagaaaaatttggTCCTTAGATTTATCAAGTGGGTTTGATACAGGTTCTGGTTTCCAGAACTTCAAAGATGTTGTAAACTCAACAGGTATAATTTGTTCAGGTTGGCCATTATATCTGttgaattctttaaaagataatttatcCTCATTGCATGAAGTTGTCATGATTGATATGGGTACACCGAAAGCAGTATATGCTCAAAAACCTTCTTTAAGAAAATTCATGCTATGTGATGCATTTGTAACTGATGGTTCAATTACTTTAACTTTACCAGCATGA
- the RHB1 gene encoding putative GTPase RHB1 (similar to Saccharomyces cerevisiae RHB1 (YCR027C); ancestral locus Anc_1.443) — MFSNSIRNKENFHPKIAILGSPNVGKTALTIQYAESRFLESYYPSIQNEFTKIIRFDNEGNCSNDGVYELESTSTGIGNTGLGRNDNTIGTIPNNISNTSGIGQSSNSNNILMENLSNSYHEGQLVQIIDLGGITSDSFINLKNLVDINGIMLVYNVINRSSFESIKLIWNKLLDQSGIIELLYKLQKSYSESKVKFKPIILPVVIVGNKIDLRDIPNDKNIRDTKVTFKEGQAITKLLCESLNKRIAKEIEKGNKSKSTSKTKNTINLPIQLDVGFIETSAKLNINVNESFSLILKKIYKNFNKNDAASNLINNDKMYKYGFNFNFNEYNFNLPNKNDDENNFVNNENEESCNIM; from the coding sequence atgtTTTCAAACtcaattagaaataaagaaaacTTTCATCCTAAGATTGCCATTCTAGGCTCTCCAAACGTAGGAAAAACCGCCCTCACGATACAATATGCTGAATCAAGATTTTTAGAATCTTATTATCCATCTATTCAAAATGAGTTTACCAAAATTATACGATTTGATAATGAGGGAAATTGTTCAAATGATGGAGTATATGAACTTGAAAGTACTTCTACAGGAATAGGAAATACAGGATTAGGAAGAAATGATAACACGATTGGTACGATTCCAAACAATATATCTAATACTAGTGGAATAGGCCAATCTtctaatagtaataatatcctaatggaaaatttatcaaattcatATCATGAAGGACAATTAGTGcaaattattgatttgGGGGGTATTACCAGTGACtcatttataaatttaaagaatttagtGGATATTAATGGTATAATGCTAGTTTATAATGTAATAAACAGGTCAAGTTTTGAATCTATTAAACTAATTTGGAATAAACTACTGGATCAATCTggtattattgaattattatacaaaCTTCAAAAATCATATAGTGAAAGTAAGGTAAAGTTTAAACCCATTATATTACCTGTAGTTATTGTTGGGAATAAGATAGATCTAAGAGATATTCCAAATGATAAGAACATAAGAGACACTAAAGTTACGTTTAAAGAAGGACAAGCAATTACTAAGCTATTATGCGAATCCCTAAACAAAAGAATTGCAAAAGAGATagaaaaaggaaataaatcaaaaagtACATCAAAAACCAAAAATACAATCAATTTACCCATTCAGTTAGATGTAGGCTTTATAGAAACTAGTGCAAAATTAAACATTAATGTTAACGAGTCCTTTAGTCTAAtcttaaagaaaatttataagaattttaataagAATGATGCTGCAAGCAATTTAATCAATAACGACAAGATGTATAAATAtggttttaattttaatttcaatgaatataatttcaacCTACCAAACAAAAATGATGACGAGAATAACTTTGTCAATAacgaaaatgaagaaagcTGTAATATTATGTGA
- the NPP2 gene encoding nucleotide diphosphatase/phosphodiesterase NPP2 (similar to Saccharomyces cerevisiae NPP1 (YCR026C) and NPP2 (YEL016C); ancestral locus Anc_1.444) — translation MESIDDDLNDYLDNPMNVPPIFDNDLVSSYQSNNRNRNIINNIKYWYYRGRNSLLNQISTFNRTGPILNDVPLYELDENGNGLFNDDLADDDIEWNRHYRRGTWNTKKLSKNISKLIAIILFVCISAFLLKNAFSKGSRENRVYSQRVRNKLNKFNPFLKYNNGTLDFNPINIIISINGLQGGMINKYNFPYLSKVFQLNLDGFNVTSTPYMESNFPFERIPNLWSMITGEIPIKHGMISDEFYDGELNKEFLGNDKTHNYNDIDIWRNDKYNDTQIPIWELLQRDYKFEFKVGIVDWPGSNLDYTEEVKSKYIPKHKNKKKKDKTFTKEIYEAKVKMPYYMGDSVSKEKSKHDKKTFSDSLHKIFSYIDMNKIDTRPQMVLSSINPFHGIPFQSELYDSKCQDIDEFIKLLIEGIETRQLSQFTNILLVSDSSIKSVQFKQIAIEDGIISKDFKKKKISNMYLNEEGNILKIYPQKSNQLNEIYQEIKTNLLSLNDFEDHGDDDNKDEMAEEKFNVEESIGANYKVYLNNKFPIEWNFNVKKDNHRIAPIYIVSEPGYGMIMKSKKISKSKSKNKNKNKNKNEIKKNSITDRGLFIGIGPYFNNEYVEPFNNIQMYDIMKEINGIYDKDKELEIFKHVLVPINGNQSNTIENESENKQSGYLFVDDYDLIRHDYGEGNMYNHIFAGETDEYYKSVPAFDDLELSTDNSEHEEENDQHEEHEENEETDDSENEDNVIESDDDSSKGKGGSISEEGKIYLEDTKALLENATSAASEAISGLGQAISGLVHGILGSQEDANGKDSNSNTGEGNSGTSESGNDKERTDNDNKEPVNMDTLKDKLTDLIDNVLGNIHN, via the coding sequence ATGGAATCAATAGATGATGATTTGAATGATTATTTGGACAACCCAATGAATGTCCCAccaatatttgataatgatttagTGTCAAGTTACcaatcaaataatagaaatcGGAACATAATTAATAACATAAAATATTGGTATTATAGAGGACGTAATAGTTTATTAAATCAGATCTCCACTTTCAATCGTACAGGCCCGATATTGAATGATGTACCATTATACGAGCTAGATGAAAATGGAAACGgtttatttaatgatgatCTGGCTGACGATGATATTGAATGGAATCGTCATTATAGAAGAGGTACATGGAATACTAAGAAATTAAGTAAGAATATAAGTAAACTGATTGCTATTATAttgtttgtttgtattagtgcatttcttttaaaaaatgcaTTCAGCAAGGGGTCGAGGGAGAATAGAGTTTATAGCCAAAGGGTTCGcaataaattgaataaatttaatccatttcttaaatataataatggtaCCTTGGACTTTAATCCAATAAACATTATTATCTCTATAAATGGATTACAAGGAGGTATGATTAATAAGTACAATTTCCCATATTTGAGTAAAGTCTTCCAATTGAACTTAGATGGGTTTAATGTTACAAGTACTCCTTATATGGAAAGCAATTTTCCATTTGAAAGAATTCCAAATCTTTGGAGTATGATAACAGGTGAAATACCAATTAAACATGGTATGATTAGTGATGAATTTTATGATGGTGAACTCAATAAAGAATTCTTAGGAAATGATAAAACAcataattataatgatattgatatttggagaaatgataaatataatgacACCCAAATACCGATCTGGGAATTATTACAAAGAGATTATAAGTTTGAATTCAAAGTAGGTATCGTTGATTGGCCCGGATCTAATCTTGACTATACTGAAGAAGTTAAATCAAAGTATATCCCCAAGcacaaaaataaaaagaagaaagataAGACATTTACCAAAGAAATCTATGAGGCAAAAGTGAAGATGCCATATTATATGGGGGATTCTGTCTCTAAGGAGAAATCTAAGCATGATAAGAAAACATTTTCTGATAGTTTACACAAGATATTCAGTTATATTGATATGAATAAGATTGACACACGTCCTCAAATGGTTTTAAGTTCAATCAATCCATTCCATGGAATACCATTTCAAAGTGAACTATATGATTCTAAATGTCaagatattgatgaatttattaaattattaattgaaggTATTGAGACACGTCAATTAAGTCAGTTTACTAATATACTGCTTGTTAGTGATAGTAGTATCAAGAGTGTTCAATTTAAACAGATTGCAATTGAAGATggaattatttcaaaagattttaaaaagaagaaaatatcaaacatgtatttaaatgaagagGGGAacattttaaagatttatcCACAAAAGAGtaatcaattgaatgaGATTTATCAAGAAATCAAGACAAATTTACtttctttaaatgattttgaagatcatggtgatgatgataataaagatgaaatggCGGAAGAGAAATTCAATGTCGAAGAATCAATTGGTGCTAATTATAAGGTATACTTGAATAATAAGTTCCCCATCGAATGGAACTTTAATGTAAAGAAAGATAACCATCGTATTGCACCCATATATATTGTTAGTGAACCTGGCTATGgtatgataatgaaatccaaaaaaatatctaaatctaaatccaagaataaaaataaaaataaaaataaaaatgaaatcaaGAAAAACAGTATTACTGATCGTGGGTTATTTATTGGTATTGGGCCATATTTCAACAATGAGTATGTTGAACCATTTAACAATATTCAAATGTATGATATTATGAAGGAAATCAATGGGATTTATGATAAGGATAAAGAACTGGAAATTTTCAAACATGTCTTGGTGCCAATTAATGGTAATCAATCCAATACGATTGAGAATGAGTctgaaaataaacaatCTGGATATTTGTTTGTGGATGATTATGATTTAATACGTCATGACTACGGGGAAGGTAATATGTATAATCATATCTTTGCAGGAGAGACTGACgaatattataaatctGTACCAGCTTTTGACGATTTGGAGTTAAGTACGGATAATTCTGAGCATGAAGAAGAGAATGATCAACACGAAGAAcatgaagaaaatgaagagACTGATGATTCAGAGAATGAAGATAACGTCATTGAAAGTGATGACGACAGTTCAAAAGGTAAGGGCGGAAGCATAAGTGAAGAAGGCAAGATATATTTGGAGGACACGAAAGCATTATTGGAGAACGCAACCTCGGCAGCATCTGAGGCAATCTCTGGGTTAGGACAAGCTATAAGCGGGTTGGTACACGGTATCCTAGGCAGTCAAGAAGATGCAAATGGCAAAGATAGTAATAGCAACACAGGAGAAGGAAACTCTGGAACTTCCGAGTCGGGTAACGACAAGGAAAGAACcgataatgataataaagagCCTGTAAATATGGACACTCTCAAAGATAAACTCACAGATCTGATCGACAACGTCTTGGGCAATATCCATAACTAG
- the TBLA0A01370 gene encoding uncharacterized protein (similar to Saccharomyces cerevisiae PMP1 (YCR024C-A) and PMP2 (YEL017C-A); ancestral locus Anc_1.446): protein MFPGGVILAIILMGLAVCAVIGVIIYRKMEARKKGLQKF, encoded by the coding sequence ATGTTCCCAGGTGGTGTTATCTTAgctattattttaatgGGTTTAGCCGTATGTGCTGTCATTGGTGTTATCATCTACAGAAAGATGGAAGCCAGAAAGAAGGGTTTAcaaaagttttaa
- the EAF5 gene encoding Eaf5p (similar to Saccharomyces cerevisiae EAF5 (YEL018W); ancestral locus Anc_1.447): protein MSNNVANIATSSTNKIGELIVLQLIYTFLREGSNSNRVSLVKITNEIQNNELIKRILNQKEKKLDIIDVLKMIKVIFPGDKEKTEIKDGLITFYNLNDKDIVNKINNKYKEYKEEMIKEIEDYDNKIIKLRGTSKVEDKREKLLRLYRDTVVNKLQGKNKILDEMYAVNQENKEIQEKINRIKGSTPKSVHELQLNIQICITECIMKNPIGSRGWEIGSQVQKEFDETVEFMRRALE, encoded by the coding sequence ATGAGTAATAATGTTGCAAATATTGCAACTAGCAGCACTAACAAGATTGGGGAACTAATAGTATTACAACTAATTTATACATTCCTCCGAGAAGGATCTAACAGTAATAGAGTGTCATTAGTTAAAATCACAaatgaaattcaaaataatgagTTGATCAAACGAATATTGAAtcaaaaagagaaaaaattagatattattgatgtattaaaaatgattaaaGTAATTTTCCCCGGTGATAAAGAGAAAACTGAAATAAAAGATGGATTAATAACGTTTTacaatttaaatgataaagacattgtaaataaaattaataataaatataaagaatataaagaaGAGAtgattaaagaaattgaagattatgataataaaatcatAAAATTAAGAGGAACTTCTAAAGTTGAGgataaaagagaaaaattgTTACGTTTATATAGGGATACTGttgttaataaattacaaggtaaaaataaaatcttaGATGAGATGTATGCTGTTAATCAAGAGAATAAAGAGATTCAAGAGAAAATTAATCGGATCAAAGGAAGTACGCCCAAAAGTGTTCAtgaattacaattaaatattcaaatatgcATCACTGAATGTATCATGAAAAATCCAATAGGTAGTCGAGGATGGGAGATTGGTAGCCAGGttcaaaaagaatttgatgaaACCGTAGAGTTTATGAGAAGAGCATTAGAATAA
- the MMS21 gene encoding SUMO ligase MMS21 (similar to Saccharomyces cerevisiae MMS21 (YEL019C); ancestral locus Anc_1.448), giving the protein MSQNAVPTTLPIHKNSIRNFHELRPQDISKDFNTIIENLYDTLLLILDNAIVMGDNSSIDELVENLSSQYQEVINSINLNLQKKNITKNILQEYKTLSDACPQISLDNWDDYRTGNLTAPSLFEMVEKSFKTVIENPIPIEEKSSKAKILKYVSQIWKDPHCVITSDNTTEDDLMIEGGRIELTCPITVKVFEHPMISNVCHHTFDKSGLVDYFKGYRTRECPESACSQHLQFSDFKFDDVMSLRCKIAAIKKNALNNDDTDIDSL; this is encoded by the coding sequence atgtccCAAAATGCAGTTCCTACAACTTTACCAATCcataaaaattctattaGAAATTTTCATGAATTAAGACCACAAGACATTTCCAAAGATTTCAACacaattattgaaaatttatatgACACTTTACTATTGATTTTAGATAATGCCATTGTAATGGGTGATAATTCATctattgatgaattagtAGAAAATCTCTCTTCACAATATCAAGAAGttataaattcaataaatttaaatctacaaaaaaaaaacattactaaaaatattcttcaagAATATAAGACATTATCGGACGCCTGCCCTCAAATCTCTTTAGATAACTGGGATGATTATCGTACAGGGAATTTAACAGCACCTTCCTTATTTGAAATGGTagaaaaatcatttaaaactGTAATTGAGAACCCAATCCccattgaagaaaaatcatCCAAGGccaaaatattgaaatatgtTTCTCAAATTTGGAAAGATCCACATTGTGTTATCACATCCGATAATACTACCGAAGATGATTTAATGATTGAAGGTGGTAGAATTGAATTGACGTGCCCGATTACAGTTAAGGTATTTGAACATCCAATGATTTCTAACGTATGCCATCATACTTTTGATAAATCTGGGCTTgttgattattttaaagGATATAGAACAAGAGAATGTCCGGAAAGCGCGTGCAGTCAACATTTACAATTTAGTGATTTTAAATTCGATGATGTCATGTCTTTACGTTGTAAGATTGCAgctattaagaaaaatgcattaaataatgatgatactGATATTGATAGTCTATAA